The Thermonema lapsum sequence GAAGCTAAGAAGCCCTCGAGCAAAAAGCTCCACTTTTCTTTTTCGTAATAAACAAAGGGGTTGTGTACCCACCAAAGCGAGGTGGTTCCTACCCCTTCGTTGCCATAGAAAGTAGCATAACTAAGAGTAAGTTCTTTTTGCGGATAGTACTGCACTTGGGCACTTACGGCTTTGTCCTGGTTGTTGTCAACGATGCGCTGCCAGCCGTTCAATACCGAAACAATGATTTGCCATTGCTCAGTAGGCGTATAGGTCAGGCGCACCCCCGATTCATAATAGGGGGTAGCTTCGGCAATAAACGAACGACTATATAGGGCATTGTCTGCCGAAATAGACGACTCAAAGCCTAAAAAAGAAGAAAAAATACCGGCATCGAACCAGCATTTTGGGGCAAGACGCACCCCTGCATTGGCTTCCAACACATAACGTGCCCATTCAGGCTCCGAAGCGTAGTTTACTGCCATGTAGCTACCCGTTGCCAAAGCAGCCACAGCACGCCAGTATTCCTGCGCCACACTTGCCTTCAAATAAGCAAGGCTCAAAGAAAATTGGTTGTGATAAGCAGGGTGCGTAAGCGTATGCACCACATTTTGTTGTGGCGGGTCATTGGCATCATACGCAAAATACACATCGCCATAGGCTTGCCAATGTACCTTAGGAAGGTGCAGGCTGTCATTTTGGGCATTGACTATCCTCAAAAAGGCGGTACAAAACAAAACAAAGAAGAAAAGATTGCGCCTGTTCATGAGTCTTTGTGAATGTATGTATAAAAACAGGCTTAGTCGACATGCTTTATCAACCAACGGCTAATGACAGCAGCCACTTGCTCAAGCCCTTCCTTGTCCTGTTCGTCAAAGTCGTTGAGTTGACGACTATCCACATCTATGACCATACGCACCTCATCGCCAAGCAAGACAGGTACTACAATTTCCGATTTCGACTCTGAGCTGCAGGCAATATGCCCCGGAAACGCCTCTACATCGGGCACAACGAGGGTTTGCTTTTGGCGATAGCAAGCCCCACATACTCCCTTATCGAAAGGGATACGGGTGCAGGCAAGCGGTCCCTGAAAAGGTCCCAACACCAATTGTCCATCTTTTACTAGGTAAAAACCTACCCAAAAAAAGTCAAATGCTTGCTTCAGAACGGCAGCAATGTTTGCCAAATTTGCCGTCAAATCGGGCTCTTGGGCAATTAGTGCCTCTATTTGAGGTACTATAGCCGAATAAATCTCTTTTTTTGTAGCGTTTGAAGGGATGATTAACGCTTCTGCCATAGCTGTAATTGTTTATTTTTGCTTGAACTCAAATTAAAACAAATTTTTCTTGAAGCCTAAAACATTGGTAGTAGTAACGGGTCCCACAGCAGTGGGCAAAACAGCCTTGTGTGTAGAGTTGGCAAGGGTACTGCAGACGGAGGTAGTGTCAGCAGATGCCCGGCAAATCTATCGCGAAATGCGCATAGGCACTGCCCGCCCTACCGAAGAGGAAATGGGCGGCATAGTTCATCATTTTATAGCATCTCATTCTATACATCAAGAATACAGTGCCGGCAAGTATGAAAGCGAAGCCTTGGCGCTGCTGTCTTCGCTTTTTCAACGATACGACACTGTGCTCCTCAGCGGTGG is a genomic window containing:
- a CDS encoding outer membrane beta-barrel protein, which produces MNRRNLFFFVLFCTAFLRIVNAQNDSLHLPKVHWQAYGDVYFAYDANDPPQQNVVHTLTHPAYHNQFSLSLAYLKASVAQEYWRAVAALATGSYMAVNYASEPEWARYVLEANAGVRLAPKCWFDAGIFSSFLGFESSISADNALYSRSFIAEATPYYESGVRLTYTPTEQWQIIVSVLNGWQRIVDNNQDKAVSAQVQYYPQKELTLSYATFYGNEGVGTTSLWWVHNPFVYYEKEKWSFLLEGFLASAEEEQQNSMAWAVCIMGNYYLTNQWSVSARFEHFQDEKEIFYTTGTPNGFVNTSWAVGITYSPVEQVKCRVECRPFYSKDDIYLKSNTTTSNQSVLISSGISWRF
- a CDS encoding GAF domain-containing protein, with amino-acid sequence MAEALIIPSNATKKEIYSAIVPQIEALIAQEPDLTANLANIAAVLKQAFDFFWVGFYLVKDGQLVLGPFQGPLACTRIPFDKGVCGACYRQKQTLVVPDVEAFPGHIACSSESKSEIVVPVLLGDEVRMVIDVDSRQLNDFDEQDKEGLEQVAAVISRWLIKHVD